One Aegilops tauschii subsp. strangulata cultivar AL8/78 chromosome 7, Aet v6.0, whole genome shotgun sequence genomic window carries:
- the LOC109749052 gene encoding uncharacterized protein isoform X3 — protein MTNTVQQSNATESPTDQSNWPSHARRHRTEADIESGGQKKKGRGVLKGITVAKKRFANGSSKLHIEFSKTLGGSIGENYRLFVDDVVVYMKRKAPLIGVNKWSAIDSSVKDSIVADVIAKWDLEDTYSTKGKILTIARERYRGWRSTLHSTYKAYSTDAQRRANKPEDVTPEEWDYMINYFGTDLKFQELSRKNTENRQKQKARHIAGSKSYSQISYEKRDEETGKEPTILQLWQITHTRNGSWSNEESQTVYDNARIQIREKEGEIGGPISSEEQNNIFQNSYRSTMESTSFKPRGRGYMAKPPSGSERLHSEIQRQNAELTLEVHDLRRQIVEQQAERQREREEERVAREKHLEEERVARQRELEEAKQAMMHDIMNEVRQSMRSDVEQILGTRQEDAHQFSQARDAPRNGTGNRSSSLFKNSTMITQHQLMQAAKHHRRPPSEKDGFL, from the exons ATGACAAATACTGTACAACAAAGTAACGCTACGGAAAGCCCCACAGACCAGTCCAATTGGCCGTCGCATGCACGCCGACATCGTACAGAAGCGGATATAG AAAGTGGTGGTCAAAAGAAGAAGGGGCGAGGTGTCCTCAAAGGAATCACGGTCGCCAAGAAGCGATTCGCCAATGGTTCCTCAAAGCTTCACATTGAATTTTCCAAAACATTAGGAGGTTCTATCGGAGAGAACTATCGTTTGTTTGTGGATGACGTGGTGGTTTACATGAAAAGGAAGGCACCACTCATTGGTGTGAACAAGTGGTCTGCCATTGATTCTTCTGTGAAGGATTCAATCGTTGCTGATGTCATT GCTAAGTGGGATTTGGAGgacacatattctacgaagggAAAAATACTAACAATTGCTAGAGAGCGCTATAGAGGATGGCGGTCAACTTTGCATTCAACATACAAAGCATACAGTACTGATGCTCAAAGAAGGGCCAATAAACCCGAGGATGTAACTCCAGAGGAGTGGGATTATATGATCAATTATTTTGGCACTGATTTAAAATTCCAG GAGCTTAGCCGAAAAAATACGGAAAATCGCCAGAAGCAAAAGGCGAGGCATATAGCTGGTTCAAAATCGTACTCGCAGATTAGCTATGAGAAG AGGGATGAGGAGACTGGGAAGGAACCAACTATTCTTCAACTTTGGCAGATCACTCATACACGAAATGGATCGTGGTCTAATGAAGAATCACAGACTGTTTAT GACAATGCACGCATCCAGATTAGGGAGAAAGAAGGAGAGATTGGTGGTCCAATTTCAAGTGAAGAGCAAAACAATATTTTCCAGAATAGCTACAGATCTACTATGGAAAGTACATCATTCAAGCCTCGTGGCCGAGGATACATGGCTAAGCCGCCTAGCGGTTCTGAAAGACTACATTCTGAAATCCAGAGGCAAAATGCTGAGCTAACCCTCGAGGTTCATGACTTAAGGAGGCAAATTGTTGAACAACAGGCAGAGAGGCAAAGAGAACGAGAAGAAGAGCGAGTTGCCAGGGAAAAACATCTTGAGGAGGAACGTGTAGCAAGGCAGAGAGAACTTGAGGAGGCTAAGCAAGCAATGATGCATGATATTATGAATGAGGTTAGGCAATCAATGAGGTCGGATGTTGAGCAGATATTGGGAACTCGACAGGAAGACGCACATCAG TTTTCCCAAGCAAGGGACGCTCCAAGAAACGGAACTGGAAATCGGTCAAGTTCTCTGTTTAAAAATTCGACCATGATTACTCAACACCAGCTTATGCAAGCAGCTAAACACCATCGTCGTCCTCCAAGTGAAAAG GATGGTTTTCTCTAA
- the LOC109749052 gene encoding uncharacterized protein isoform X2: MASREDTILAHQNRQTTQQESGIDTSSYLNGAPTLSSGRDNTQARRVTRGSVSSSRDDTIIAYKNQQSRQPTSANDMTNTVQQSNATESPTDQSNWPSHARRHRTEADIESGGQKKKGRGVLKGITVAKKRFANGSSKLHIEFSKTLGGSIGENYRLFVDDVVVYMKRKAPLIGVNKWSAIDSSVKDSIVADVIAKWDLEDTYSTKGKILTIARERYRGWRSTLHSTYKAYSTDAQRRANKPEDVTPEEWDYMINYFGTDLKFQELSRKNTENRQKQKARHIAGSKSYSQISYEKRDEETGKEPTILQLWQITHTRNGSWSNEESQTVYDNARIQIREKEGEIGGPISSEEQNNIFQNSYRSTMESTSFKPRGRGYMAKPPSGSERLHSEIQRQNAELTLEVHDLRRQIVEQQAERQREREEERVAREKHLEEERVARQRELEEAKQAMMHDIMNEVRQSMRSDVEQILGTRQEDAHQFSQARDAPRNGTGNRSSSLFKNSTMITQHQLMQAAKHHRRPPSEKDGFL, encoded by the exons ATGGCATCAAGAGAAGATACCATCTTGGCACACCAGAATCGACAAACTACTCAGCAAGAATCTG GAATTGATACATCAAGTTATCTGAATGGGGCTCCAACTTTATCCTCAGGGCGAGACAACACTCAAGCACGAAGGG TGACAAGAGGCTCTGTATCATCGTCAAGGGACGATACCATCATTGCGTACAAGAATCAGCAGAGCAGACAACCAACATCAG CAAATGACATGACAAATACTGTACAACAAAGTAACGCTACGGAAAGCCCCACAGACCAGTCCAATTGGCCGTCGCATGCACGCCGACATCGTACAGAAGCGGATATAG AAAGTGGTGGTCAAAAGAAGAAGGGGCGAGGTGTCCTCAAAGGAATCACGGTCGCCAAGAAGCGATTCGCCAATGGTTCCTCAAAGCTTCACATTGAATTTTCCAAAACATTAGGAGGTTCTATCGGAGAGAACTATCGTTTGTTTGTGGATGACGTGGTGGTTTACATGAAAAGGAAGGCACCACTCATTGGTGTGAACAAGTGGTCTGCCATTGATTCTTCTGTGAAGGATTCAATCGTTGCTGATGTCATT GCTAAGTGGGATTTGGAGgacacatattctacgaagggAAAAATACTAACAATTGCTAGAGAGCGCTATAGAGGATGGCGGTCAACTTTGCATTCAACATACAAAGCATACAGTACTGATGCTCAAAGAAGGGCCAATAAACCCGAGGATGTAACTCCAGAGGAGTGGGATTATATGATCAATTATTTTGGCACTGATTTAAAATTCCAG GAGCTTAGCCGAAAAAATACGGAAAATCGCCAGAAGCAAAAGGCGAGGCATATAGCTGGTTCAAAATCGTACTCGCAGATTAGCTATGAGAAG AGGGATGAGGAGACTGGGAAGGAACCAACTATTCTTCAACTTTGGCAGATCACTCATACACGAAATGGATCGTGGTCTAATGAAGAATCACAGACTGTTTAT GACAATGCACGCATCCAGATTAGGGAGAAAGAAGGAGAGATTGGTGGTCCAATTTCAAGTGAAGAGCAAAACAATATTTTCCAGAATAGCTACAGATCTACTATGGAAAGTACATCATTCAAGCCTCGTGGCCGAGGATACATGGCTAAGCCGCCTAGCGGTTCTGAAAGACTACATTCTGAAATCCAGAGGCAAAATGCTGAGCTAACCCTCGAGGTTCATGACTTAAGGAGGCAAATTGTTGAACAACAGGCAGAGAGGCAAAGAGAACGAGAAGAAGAGCGAGTTGCCAGGGAAAAACATCTTGAGGAGGAACGTGTAGCAAGGCAGAGAGAACTTGAGGAGGCTAAGCAAGCAATGATGCATGATATTATGAATGAGGTTAGGCAATCAATGAGGTCGGATGTTGAGCAGATATTGGGAACTCGACAGGAAGACGCACATCAG TTTTCCCAAGCAAGGGACGCTCCAAGAAACGGAACTGGAAATCGGTCAAGTTCTCTGTTTAAAAATTCGACCATGATTACTCAACACCAGCTTATGCAAGCAGCTAAACACCATCGTCGTCCTCCAAGTGAAAAG GATGGTTTTCTCTAA
- the LOC109749052 gene encoding uncharacterized protein isoform X1 produces the protein MHAALMWTINDFPAYAMLSGWSTKGKLACPYCHMHTDHLWLKYGRKYCYMGHRRFLSRDHKWRRNKSCFNNETENRDAPVPLSGNDVVQQHASFEQETFGKTRKRKRDDDNKWHNWRNKSIFFDLPYWKNLLIRHNLDVMHIEKNICDSFLGTLLDMDGKSKDTLKARLDLQHLKIRKDLHPNVSNGKYTLNLACYNLTKDEKKMLCKFLHGVRMPDGYASNLKRCVDLEGCKVSGLKTHDCHVLFQKLLPIWVRNILPKKFVVPFLELSLFFAAIYSKELNPEELAKLSRTIPETLCRLEMILPPQFFDIMMHLPIHLAEEARLGGPVAYRCMYPVERYLRTLKGYVRNKAHPEGSIAEGYIAEECLTFCSHFFGNIDTKLNQPERHEAAARDEGPAGLSVFGTIDHSKKGFTFETLSKAEMKQIRHYIITNCEESNSWTDEHLDELTRAGAHSVQKRHRDEFVDWFERRIQALHKEGKVNDLLYALSRGPDPRARVYNRTFINGFFFRNDSVERDLNTQNSGVVVRGDARSGNLDWFGVIKKIICVDFPSEKEVVLFQCDWFDVPSANKNQSTGYKKDDYGYIDVDTTRLRYRDDPYILGIQAEQVFYVRDVKKINWVSIVRLKPRDLYAMPSVGNDDDGTGADADLLDIVVGDTNVPDIDGDVESWSRSGMEGASGDASDIPKIPEVDPGYDELQSDSDSCDDDETYINDGHVPHLVLDESDDDEFFV, from the exons ATGCATGCAGCCCTCATGTGGACAATTAATGATTTCCCAGCTTATGCAATGCTATCTGGTTGGAGCACAAAAGGAAAACTAGCATGCCCATATTGCCACATGCACACAGACCATTTATGGTTGAAATATGGGCGCAAGTACTGTTACATGGGTCATCGCCGTTTTCTAAGTCGTGACCACAAGTGGCGTAGAAATAAGAGTTGCTTCAATAACGAGACAGAAAATAGAGATGCTCCGGTGCCACTCTCGGGCAATGACGTGGTACAACAACATGCAAGTTTTGAGCAGGAAACCTTTGGGAAAACTAGAAAGAGGAAGCGTGATGATGATAATAAGTGGCATAATTGGAGGAACAAGAGTATATTTTTTGATCTCCCTTATTGGAAGAACTTGCTTATTAGGCATAATTTGGATGTAATGCACATTGAGAAGAACATCTGTGACAGCTTTTTAGGGACACTGCTTGATATGGATGGTAAATCAAAGGATACTCTGAAGGCCCGTCTTGATTTGCAGCACTTAAAGATAAGGAAGGATCTGCATCCAAATGTCAGTAATGGAAAGTATACTTTAAATCTAGCTTGCTATAATTTGACCAAGGATGAGAAGAAAATGCTATGCAAGtttttgcatggtgtaaggatgCCCGATGGTTATGCATCAAACCTAAAAAGATGTGTGGACCTCGAAGGTTGTAAGGTGTCTGGGCtcaaaactcatgactgccatgtcCTCTTTCAGAAACTTCTTCCCATTTGGGTACGCAATATACTGCCCAAGAAATTTGTTGTCCCATTCCTCGAGCTAAGCCTATTCTTTGCTGCGATTTATTCCAAGGAATTAAATCCTGAAGAGCTAGCAAAGTTGAGTCGTACAATTCCAGAAACTCTCTGTCGACTTGAGATGATCCTTCCACCCCAGTTTTTTGATATCATGATGCACCTTCCTATTCACCTTGCTGAAGAAGCTCGATTAGGTGGACCTGTTGCTTACCGATGCATGTATCCTGTGGAAAGATATTTGCGCACACTTAAAGGATATGTGCGGAACAAAGCTCACCCAGAAGGTTCAATTGCCGAGGGTTACATAGCTGAAGAGTGTCTAACATTTTGTAGCCACTTTTTTGGTAACATTGATACCAAGCTTAACCAGCCAGAGCGTCATGAAGCTGCAGCTAGAGATGAAGGACCAGCTGGACTTAGTGTATTTGGCACAATTGATCACTCAAAGAAAGGTTTCACATTTGAAACACTTTCTAAGGCAGAGATGAAGCAAATTAGGCACTACATAATAACAAACTGCGAGGAATCCAACTCATGGACCGA TGAGCATCTGGATGAGCTTACAAGGGCTGGTGCTCACAGTGTCCAGAAACGGCACAGAGACGAGTTTGTAGATTGGTTCGAGAGGCGT ATCCAGGCACTTCACAAAGAAGGGAAAGTCAATGATCTTTTGTATGCCCTATCTAGAGGACCTGACCCTCGAGCTCGTGTTTATAACCGCACCTTCATCAATGGGTTTTTCTTTAGAAATGATAGTGTAGAAAGAGATTTGAATACCCAAAACAGCGGTGTTGTTGTTAGGGGTGATGCTCGATCTGGCAACCTTGATTGGTTTGGTGTGATCAAGAAAATTATTTGTGTAGATTTTCCCTCGGAAAAGGAGGTAGTGCTATTTCAATGTGACTGGTTTGACGTGCCCTCTGCCAATAAAAATCAAAGCACGGGCTACAAGAAGGATGATTATGGCTATATCGATGTAGATACTACCCGACTTCGATATAGGGATGATCCCTACATACTAGGCATTCAAGCAGAACAAGTGTTCTATGTGAGAGATGTCAAGAAGATAAATTGGGTTTCTATTGTTAGATTGAAGCCACGAGACCTATATGCCATGCCATCCGTAGGAAATGATGACGATGGAACCGGAGCTGATGCTGACTTACTTGATATTGTAGTTGGAGATACAAATGTGCCAGACATAGACGGGGATGTCGAAAGTTGGTCTAGATCTGGCATGGAAGGTGCCAGTGGTGATGCTTCAGATATTCCGAAGATACCCGAAGTTGATCCCGGATATGATGAGCTTCAATCTGATAGTGATAGCTGTGATGATGATGAGACATATATAAATGATGGCCATGTTCCTCATTTAGTACTCGACGAATCTGATGATGATGAGTTTTTTGTGTAG